GGCGACGGAGGAAGCGAGCCTGTCGCTCGACCTCATGGTGGAGCTGCGGAACAAGATGACCGAGGCGTACCGCACGCTGGTGAGCATGCAGAGCTGACGGCCGGGTCAGGAACGGGAGATGGGGTCGGCGTCGATACGAGCGGTCAATCGACTCCGACCCCATTTGCGCGAGCGGCACTTCCGGCCGCTCCGGAGTCGGCAACAATTGCCGCCTGGCACATTCGCCCGCTCCGCCCGGCAGCGCCATCTTCCTCACAAGTCCCGCTCCGGCAGCGACTTAGCCGAAGAGACCTGAACGGTACGGGCCGTGCCTCTGAGGGGTCCGCTTCGAAGTCCCGCCCCGCTTTCCGCGTCTCCCCCTCCTCGACGTGGCACTCTCCCCAGCTTTCCAGCCCCTGCTCGATCGCGTCGGCGGCCCCCGTCGCGCGGCGATCCTGCTCGTCGGCCTGCTCGCCGCCGGTCTCGTGTTCGGGATCTCGCGCTGGGCGACCGCGCCGACGTGGGTGCCTGCGTTCGCGAACGTGCCGCTCGAGAAGGCCGACAAGCTGACGCAGAAGCTCACCGAGGTCGGCATCGAGTACCGCCTCGAGAAGGGCGGCACGGAGCTGCAGGTGAAGGCCGAGGACGTCGCCCGCGCCCGCGTCGCGATCGCGAGCGGCGGCGAGCTGCCGAACGCGGGACGCCCCGGGCTGGAGCTGTTCGACCAGCCGTCGTGGGGGATGACCGACTTCACGCAGCGCATCAACTACCGGCGCGCGCTCGAGGGGGAGCTGGAGCGCACGATCAGCAAGATGCGCGGGATCGAGCTCGCCCAGGTCCACATCGCGATGCAGGAAGGCACCGTCTTCCGCGCGTCCGACCGGCCGATCGAGGCGAGCGTGGTGCTGAAGCTCCAGAACGGCGAGACGCCGCCGAACGACGTCGTGCAGGGGATCGCGCACCTCGTCGCGGCGTCGGTGGACGGGCTGCGGAGCGAGCACGTGACGATCGTGGACGACGGTGGGCGCATGCTCACGCTCGACAACGAGGCCGGATCGCTCGCCGGCCTCACGAGCCAGCAGCTCGCCGTGCAGCGCGAGGTCGAGAGCTACCTGGAGAAGAAGGCGCAGGCGATCGTCGGCGAGATCGTCGGCCCGAAGAACGCGCGCGTGCAGGTCTCCGCGGTCGTGAACTTCGACCGCGTCGAGCGCACGACGCAGGCGGTGGATCCGGACAAGCAGGTCGTGTCCACCGAGCAGAAGGCGGAGGTCACGCCGGGCGCGCAGGGCGGCTCGGCGTCGAGCAACACCGCGACGAGCTACGAGACGACGCGGAGCACCGAGACGTTCAGCGGCGCGATCGGCAACGTGAGGCGTCTGACCGTCGCGGTGCTCGTGAACGATCGGCTCGTCCCCGGCCCGAAGCCGACGTCGCTGCCGCGGACGGGGCCTGAGCTCGCGCGCATCGACACGCTCGTGCGCAACGCGGTCGGCCTCGACTCGGCGCGCGGCGACAAGCTCTCGGTCGTGAACACGGCGTTCGACGGCACGATGGCGCCGATGGCCCCGATGGCGGAGCAGCGCACGGACCTGCTGTCGCGCGTCGGCGAGATGCAGCGGCCCGTCGTCACGGCCGCCGCGCTGCTCGGCGTGCTGCTCGTCGCGGTGCTCACGCTGCGCGCGCTGCGGCCGACGAAGGTGACCGAGCTGGCGGCGGGCGAGAGCGTCCCTGCCCTCGCCGCGGGCGCCGGTGGGCCGATGCTGGAGGGTGCCGGGCACGGTGCCGGATACGGCGCCGGGTACGGCGCCGGGCACGGCGCCGCGCCGGGCGAGCTGTACGACCCGTCGACGGGCCGGCCGCTCATCGAGGGCGGCGAGCACCAGACGGTCTACATCACCGGCGGCGCCAACACGAACGAGCCGATGGTGCTGCACGAGGTGCCGAACCCGGTGCGCGACCAGGCGCTCGCGATCATCGACCAGCGCCCCGAGGCGGCGACGCGCGTCGTCCGCTCGTGGTTGAAGCAGGACTGACCGACTCATGACGACCGCCGTCGCCCACACGAAGCCCACGACCGTCCACGGTCGTCTCATCAGCGGCCGCCAGAAGATCGCCATCGTCTGCATGGCGGTCGGCGCCGAGGCCGCCGCGAAGCTCACGTCGGGGCTGAGCCCCGACGAGGCCGAGCTGGTCACGTACGAGATCGCGCGGATGGATCGCGTCGCCCCCGAGACGATGGAGGCGGTGCTCACCGAGTGGCTCGAGTCCACGTTGGGCGTCGCGTCGCTCACGACGGGCGGTCTCGAGTACGCGAAGGAGGTGCTGGAGAAGGCCTACGGCCGCCAGCGCGCCGACTCGATCATGCGCCGCATCTCGTCGCAGATCGCCGACACCGCGGGGCTGCACCGCCTGCGCAAGGCCGATCCGCAGCAGCTCGCGACGACGCTGCGCGGCGAGCATCCGCAGACCGCGGCGCTCGTGCTCGCGCACCTCGACACGCAGCACACCGCGGCGATCCTGCGCGAGCTGCCGACGTCGTTCGGCGGCGAGGTGATCTTCCGCATGGCGCGCATGGAGAAGGTCGCGCCGGAGATGCTGCAGCTCATCGAACGCGCGCTGTCGAGCGAGGCGGACCTCAACTTCTCGCAGGGCATGAGCGCCGCCGGTGGTCCGGCCGCCGTGGCGAACGTGCTGAACCTCGTGAGCGGCACGCTGGAGAAGGAGCTGCTCGAGGGCGTGAGCGAGCGCGACGCGTCGCTCTGCGAGCAAATCAAGAACCTCATGTTCGTCTTCGAGGACCTCGCGGGGCTCGACGACAAGTCGCTGCAGCGCCTGCTGCGCGAGATCGAGGCGAAGCAGCTCGCGCTCGCGCTGAAGGCGGCGAGCGACGACCTGCGCGACAAGATCATGAGCGCGATGTCGCAGCGCGCGGTCGGTGCGCTGAAGGAAGAGATGGAGTTCATGGGCCCCGTGAAGATGCGCGACGTCGAGGCGGCGCAGGCGGTGATCGTGACGCAGGTGCGCAAGCTCGAGGAGTCGGGCGAGATCGTGCTGACCTCGGGGAATGGCGACGATGTTCTCGTCTGATCGCGGCCGCGCGGCGGCCTGGATGCCGGAGCAGATCCCGGTGGAGGCGTTCGAGCTCCCCGAGCTCGAGATGCCGGAGCTGGAGCCGACCTACGACGCCGACACCCCGGTCACCGCGCGGGATCTCGAGGACGCGGTGCGCGCGGCGCTCGCGCGGCGCGAGGAGGAGGCGCTCGTCGAGCGCGAGCAGCTGCAGGCGGACGCGTACGCGGCCGGCGTGGCGCAGGGACGCGCGGAGGCTCAGGAAGCCGGACGCCTCGCGCTCGCGAGCGCGCTGGAGGCGCTGTGGCTCGCCGCCGAAGCGGTGCGCGAGGGCGAGGCGCGGTGGTTAGGCACGCTGCAGGACAACGTCGCGGCGCTCGCCTCGGCCGCCGCGCGCGTCGTCGTCGGGCGCGAGGTGCGCGACGACGACGGGCTGGTGCGCGATCTCGCGGCGCGGGCCACGGCGGAGTTCCCGCAGGACCAGTCGCTGCAGGTGCGCGTGCATCCGTCGGACCTCGACACGCTGAAGTCGACGCTCACCGAGTCGCGGCGCGCCGGCGAGGTGCGGTGGATCCCCGACCCGCGCGTGGAGCGCGGCGGCGTGGTGGTGGAAGGGCGCGAGCGCATCGTGGACGGGCGCGTGGACACGGCGCTCGAGCGCGTGTACCGCCGGCTGAGCGGCCACCATGCCTAACGCGAATCGGTCCGCGCGCACGGCGCGCCTCACCCCGCCCGGCGGCATCCTCACGGTGTCGCCCGGCGAGGATCCGACCACGGCGCTCCTCGGCCTGCTCGACGACTGTCCGCGCTTCGGCACGTACGGCAAGGTGACGCGCGTCGTCGGCCTCGTGATCGAGGCCGCGGGGCTCGACGTCGGGCTCGGGGAGCTGTGCCGCATCACGTCGCTCGCCGGCGACCAGTCGGTGCTGGCCGAGGTCGTGGGCTTCCACGAGCGCGGCGTGCTGCTCATGCCGCTCGGGGAGATGGACGGGCTGCACCCCGGCAGCTCGGTGCTGCCGTTAGGCCGCTCGTTCGGGGTCGACGTCGGTCCGGGGCTGCTCGGCCGCATCCTGAACGGCCTCGGCCACCCGATCGACGGCAAGGGGAAGCTCGACGTGGAGGAGCGCGTGCCGCTCGCCGCCGAGCCCCCGAATCCGCTCGTGCGCGAGATGGTGAGCGAGCCGATGGAGACGGGCGTGCGC
This DNA window, taken from Gemmatirosa kalamazoonensis, encodes the following:
- the fliF gene encoding flagellar basal-body MS-ring/collar protein FliF, translating into MALSPAFQPLLDRVGGPRRAAILLVGLLAAGLVFGISRWATAPTWVPAFANVPLEKADKLTQKLTEVGIEYRLEKGGTELQVKAEDVARARVAIASGGELPNAGRPGLELFDQPSWGMTDFTQRINYRRALEGELERTISKMRGIELAQVHIAMQEGTVFRASDRPIEASVVLKLQNGETPPNDVVQGIAHLVAASVDGLRSEHVTIVDDGGRMLTLDNEAGSLAGLTSQQLAVQREVESYLEKKAQAIVGEIVGPKNARVQVSAVVNFDRVERTTQAVDPDKQVVSTEQKAEVTPGAQGGSASSNTATSYETTRSTETFSGAIGNVRRLTVAVLVNDRLVPGPKPTSLPRTGPELARIDTLVRNAVGLDSARGDKLSVVNTAFDGTMAPMAPMAEQRTDLLSRVGEMQRPVVTAAALLGVLLVAVLTLRALRPTKVTELAAGESVPALAAGAGGPMLEGAGHGAGYGAGYGAGHGAAPGELYDPSTGRPLIEGGEHQTVYITGGANTNEPMVLHEVPNPVRDQALAIIDQRPEAATRVVRSWLKQD
- the fliG gene encoding flagellar motor switch protein FliG produces the protein MTTAVAHTKPTTVHGRLISGRQKIAIVCMAVGAEAAAKLTSGLSPDEAELVTYEIARMDRVAPETMEAVLTEWLESTLGVASLTTGGLEYAKEVLEKAYGRQRADSIMRRISSQIADTAGLHRLRKADPQQLATTLRGEHPQTAALVLAHLDTQHTAAILRELPTSFGGEVIFRMARMEKVAPEMLQLIERALSSEADLNFSQGMSAAGGPAAVANVLNLVSGTLEKELLEGVSERDASLCEQIKNLMFVFEDLAGLDDKSLQRLLREIEAKQLALALKAASDDLRDKIMSAMSQRAVGALKEEMEFMGPVKMRDVEAAQAVIVTQVRKLEESGEIVLTSGNGDDVLV
- a CDS encoding FliH/SctL family protein → MFSSDRGRAAAWMPEQIPVEAFELPELEMPELEPTYDADTPVTARDLEDAVRAALARREEEALVEREQLQADAYAAGVAQGRAEAQEAGRLALASALEALWLAAEAVREGEARWLGTLQDNVAALASAAARVVVGREVRDDDGLVRDLAARATAEFPQDQSLQVRVHPSDLDTLKSTLTESRRAGEVRWIPDPRVERGGVVVEGRERIVDGRVDTALERVYRRLSGHHA